CGCCGCCCTGTCGGGCACGTTTTTGACGGCCTTTTTCGCCTGTTTCCTGTATTACGTCGCCATCCAGATGCTGCTCAATTTCAAGCCCAAGCCGTCGCGCACCCTGCCCGGCGCGGCGGGCATGGTCGGCATGGGGGGATTTATCGGCGTCATCTCAAGTCTGGTGGGGATCGGCGGCGGCACGCTGTCGGTGCCGTTTATGACCTGGTGCAACCTGCCCATGCATCACGCCATCGGCACCTCGGCGGCGATCGGGTTTCCCATCGCCGTAGCCGGGACCGTGGGGTATATCGTCAATGGCTGGTCCGTGGCGGGACTGCCCTCGCCGTCGGTTGGGTACGTCTCCATCCCGGCGCTGATCGGGATTGCGGTTTTCAGCATGCTGACCGCGCCGTTTGGGGCCAAGTTGGCGCATAAGCTGCCCGTGCCGGTGCTGAAAAAGATATTTGCCGTGTTTCTTATCGCCACGGCGACGAAGATGATATGGGGTGTGATATTTTGATTTCGATAAAACGTAATATGCAGAAAATAACATGCTAATAATAATGGGTAACCCCTCGGCTCTGCCGGGGGGTTACCCATTATCATCAGTCCATACAGATAAAGCATACTTGTACGCCGAAAAAAATATCCACGTTGGTTGATTTCATAACACAAACTTAAGCGGAAACAAAAAATCATAAAAGCCGGACTTCCCTCAATTTGTAAGAATTATGGAAAGCCCGGCTGTAAAGACAATTGAGATTAAAACCATGATGGAACTAACCTTTCTAGATTCCTGTCAAACGCTCACTCCCCAAGTTGAACACTCGCGACAAGAACACATTGGCTTCCGTGAAAGTCAGCCTGTGCCCATCCGGTGTCGAGCATTTTCCTGACGTACCACTCCTTTACTGAATCGACGACACGTTCACGTTTATCTTCGTTGTTCTCTTGGTTGTAGTATCCCAGGACTTGTGCCTGAGAGACCACCACCGAAGGAGCGTTAACTGACCGATCCTTTGGATCGGGGGGTGAAAAAGGCCTACTCATGACGATACCCTCTGATTTTATTTGGTACACGCATACCGATTTATCAAACTATGACATTATTTAAACTTGTCAAGTACCAATCATCATTATGACAAAAAACTTATATGTGCTATAATTAATGACAAAATCACTGACGAGGCTTTGCGCTTCCCGTGGCAGCGATGCCGCTGGGCAGAACGGCACGAAAATCTCTCGCTTACGGCGCGTGTGATGCCTCGACCTTCTCATGATTCTCGAAGCTGATGATTTTGCCAACAGCTCCAGGACAATTATGTCCTACTTGTGAACAGGTGAAGAACCGAAATTTTACCAAGCACCAAAAACAAAATTTCAACTGTGCAATGTCACTACGCGATTTAAACAGCAATTATAACAAGCGAGGGGCATTATATTTTCAGATTATTCAAATTTTGCTATATTGTACAAATAATAACCATACCCCCCGCCACCCGGCGTCTCCACCCGCAGCCGGTCGCCGGGCGCGGCCGCAAAGTGGCACTTGCCGGGCAGTTCCCGCGCCTCGCCACCCGTAATCAGCACGTTTCGCCCCGTGGCCCCGGGCGCGCCGCCCGCCAGCCCATACGGCGCATGCACCCTTCGATCCGACAAGACCGTCACCTCGGTCGGCCCCAAAAATTCCACTTCCCGCGTGAGGCCTTCGCCGCCGCGATGCGCCCCCTGCCCGCCCGAGCCCCGGCGCAGCCCATATTCCCGCACCAGCAGCGGATAGGCGTATTCCAGCGCCTCGACCGGCGTATTCAGCGTATTGGTCATATGGCTATGTACCGCGCTCTCCCCGGCCCCGGCCGCGCCCGCCCCCATGCCCCCGGCCAGGGTCTCGTAGTACGCGAAGGCCGCGCCGGTGCGCGGATCGACGCCCCCCATGGCCACGTTATTCATGGTGCCCTGGGACGCCGCCGGGACGCTCCCCGGCAAGGCCCGGCTCAGGGCCAGAAAAATCACGTCCACCAACCGCTGCGAAGTCTCCACGTTGCCCCCGGCCACGGCCGCCGGAAACCGCGCATCCACCACGCTGCCCGGCCTGGTGACGATCTGGATGGGTCGGGACAGCCCGGCGTTGACCGGA
Above is a genomic segment from Desulfolutivibrio sulfodismutans DSM 3696 containing:
- a CDS encoding sulfite exporter TauE/SafE family protein, which encodes MISWVLYPLFGALAGVIAGLLGVGGGIVVVPVLVFLFTLQGFPPEFVMKMALGTSLASIMFTSISSFQAHHRRGAVHWDIVKAITPGILIGTFGGTYLAAALSGTFLTAFFACFLYYVAIQMLLNFKPKPSRTLPGAAGMVGMGGFIGVISSLVGIGGGTLSVPFMTWCNLPMHHAIGTSAAIGFPIAVAGTVGYIVNGWSVAGLPSPSVGYVSIPALIGIAVFSMLTAPFGAKLAHKLPVPVLKKIFAVFLIATATKMIWGVIF